A DNA window from Pseudomonas wuhanensis contains the following coding sequences:
- a CDS encoding AraC family transcriptional regulator codes for MTSGSFSQFGFGHVHSLTLSEPAQPNERLQVLRRLIEKVTQQIGLNEVCITSIPGLTFYRMAELGTPTYCIYEPCVAIILQGAKEITFGEQACEFGQGAFIPTLARVTAANEQTPYLSVVLKLDLAMLNEVIQTLEPPRQEMASEARGFASGAASSEMLDAFTRLSTLIERPLEAGLMSNLIKREICVRLLLSGAGQWLRSVTRDGYRDKGIVRAIEWLKHHYDKPLHVADLAERSGMASSTLHHNFRKLTGTSPVQYQKSLRLQAARSLMLTDRVDVNTAALRVGYESVAQFSREYARRFGAPPSRDIKHARENGGRLD; via the coding sequence ATGACGAGCGGTTCCTTCTCGCAGTTCGGTTTCGGCCATGTGCATTCCCTGACCTTGAGCGAACCCGCTCAGCCCAACGAACGCCTCCAGGTACTCAGACGGCTTATCGAAAAAGTCACCCAGCAGATTGGTTTGAACGAGGTCTGCATAACATCGATTCCAGGCCTGACCTTTTATCGAATGGCCGAGCTAGGTACACCCACGTACTGCATTTATGAGCCTTGTGTAGCCATCATTCTTCAGGGTGCGAAGGAGATCACGTTCGGTGAGCAAGCCTGTGAGTTCGGGCAGGGGGCGTTTATACCCACATTGGCTCGCGTTACCGCGGCTAACGAGCAAACCCCTTATCTATCAGTTGTGTTGAAGCTCGATCTTGCCATGCTCAATGAGGTGATCCAGACCTTGGAACCACCAAGGCAGGAAATGGCTTCTGAAGCACGAGGCTTCGCATCTGGTGCGGCGTCGAGTGAGATGCTCGACGCGTTCACCCGACTCTCCACGCTGATCGAACGGCCGCTTGAGGCAGGTTTGATGTCGAACCTTATCAAGCGGGAGATATGCGTTCGGCTGCTGCTCAGTGGCGCAGGCCAGTGGCTGCGCAGCGTCACTCGCGATGGTTACCGAGACAAGGGCATCGTGAGAGCCATTGAATGGTTGAAACATCATTACGACAAACCGCTGCACGTGGCCGATCTCGCCGAACGATCGGGCATGGCCAGCTCTACTCTGCATCACAATTTTCGCAAGCTGACAGGCACCAGCCCCGTTCAATATCAAAAGTCGTTACGGCTGCAAGCCGCGCGCAGCCTGATGTTGACCGATAGGGTCGATGTGAACACGGCCGCCTTGCGGGTAGGCTATGAAAGTGTCGCTCAATTCAGTCGCGAATATGCCCGGCGTTTCGGAGCCCCACCCTCGAGAGACATCAAGCACGCACGGGAGAATGGTGGACGGCTCGACTAA
- a CDS encoding UxaA family hydrolase: MELIMKTGAAAVLRLNPLDDVLIARRPLLAGEILEQEGVTIRQAIVAGHKVASRRIEAGQPVRRYGQIIGFAVVDIEAGEHIHVHNLAMGEFTRDYAFSVDAKPNVKPSEAPSFMGIIRPDGRVATRNYIGILTSVNCSATVARAIADHFRRDINPAALQAFPNVDGVVALTHSAGCAVDPAGDGLSMLRRTLAGYATHANFAAVLVIGLGCETNQIDSLLTTQGLTRSNTLRTFNIQDSGGTSKAIASGIGHVTELLGEANRIQREPVSARHLTVGLQCGGSDGYSGITANPALGNAVDRLVACGGTAILSETPEIYGAEHLLTRRAVNREVGEKLIARIHWWERYCERMGAELNNNPSAGNKAGGLTTILEKSLGAVAKAGSSNLMDVYEYAQAVTANGLVFMDTPGYDPVSATGQVAGGANLIAFTTGRGSAYGCAPAPSIKLATNSALWARQREDMDINCGEIAEDTLTIEECGAAIFETMLRIASGERSMSEQHGYGQNEFVPWQIGAVT; the protein is encoded by the coding sequence ATGGAACTGATCATGAAAACCGGCGCAGCAGCTGTGCTGCGTTTGAACCCGCTGGACGATGTGCTCATCGCACGCCGACCGCTACTCGCTGGCGAAATCCTAGAGCAGGAAGGCGTGACCATCCGGCAAGCGATTGTGGCGGGCCATAAAGTGGCCTCCCGGCGTATCGAAGCCGGTCAACCGGTAAGGCGCTATGGGCAGATCATTGGCTTTGCGGTTGTCGACATAGAAGCAGGCGAGCATATCCATGTGCATAACCTGGCCATGGGGGAATTCACACGAGATTATGCTTTCAGCGTCGATGCGAAACCCAACGTCAAGCCGAGTGAAGCCCCGTCATTCATGGGCATCATACGCCCGGATGGACGCGTCGCGACGCGCAACTACATCGGCATTCTTACGTCAGTGAATTGCTCTGCCACAGTCGCGCGGGCTATCGCTGACCATTTTCGTCGAGACATCAATCCCGCCGCACTGCAAGCGTTTCCAAACGTCGACGGTGTTGTGGCTCTGACGCATTCCGCCGGCTGCGCCGTTGACCCTGCGGGCGACGGCTTGAGCATGTTGCGCCGGACATTGGCCGGATATGCGACCCACGCCAACTTTGCGGCCGTGTTGGTGATCGGTTTGGGGTGCGAGACGAACCAAATCGATTCATTACTCACGACGCAAGGACTAACCCGTAGTAATACTCTGCGCACATTCAATATCCAGGACAGTGGCGGTACATCCAAGGCCATCGCCAGTGGCATTGGTCATGTGACGGAATTGCTTGGCGAGGCCAATCGGATTCAGCGTGAACCGGTTAGCGCCCGCCATCTGACCGTAGGGCTTCAGTGCGGTGGCTCGGATGGCTACTCCGGTATTACTGCCAACCCAGCATTGGGCAACGCGGTGGATCGTCTGGTCGCTTGCGGCGGTACCGCGATTCTTTCTGAAACCCCTGAAATCTATGGTGCCGAACACTTACTGACACGGCGGGCTGTAAACCGTGAAGTCGGCGAAAAACTCATCGCTCGAATTCATTGGTGGGAACGCTACTGCGAGCGTATGGGAGCCGAGTTAAACAATAACCCCTCTGCCGGCAACAAGGCAGGTGGCTTGACCACCATTCTGGAAAAGTCGCTGGGCGCTGTGGCAAAGGCTGGCTCGAGCAACCTGATGGATGTCTACGAATATGCCCAGGCCGTCACTGCCAACGGGCTGGTTTTCATGGACACCCCTGGCTATGACCCCGTCTCCGCAACCGGCCAAGTCGCCGGTGGTGCCAACCTGATTGCGTTTACCACCGGGCGCGGATCGGCCTATGGCTGTGCCCCTGCCCCATCAATCAAGCTGGCGACTAATAGCGCCTTGTGGGCTCGTCAGCGAGAAGACATGGACATCAACTGCGGCGAAATAGCCGAAGACACTTTGACCATCGAAGAGTGCGGTGCAGCGATCTTTGAAACCATGCTGCGCATTGCCTCGGGCGAGCGCAGCATGAGCGAACAACACGGATACGGACAAAATGAGTTCGTGCCTTGGCAGATCGGCGCCGTCACCTGA
- a CDS encoding LysR family transcriptional regulator, which produces MENDQITFGSVTRWLKIKHLVLVNSLAKTRNMHTTAEQMNVTQPAISKLLRDLEVLLGFPLFERQTRNLVLTELGEFVARYARITLEDTESFVDQVNKLRKGGHGHLKIGTIFAATSVVLPEAIASIKRERPLLSIEVIEQTSNHLLEMLEQKKLDLIIARFTDEDCQPFEFTSLGPEPFCLVVNSTHPLCQLEEVPTEALSEWPWVMYPFNTPIRQRMERAFAMFKIAPPTNTVETISMQTFLQLLQSGPMLAMLPESMVQSQLQNGQLQILNTPFKVESQDYGVITRKDEPLSEPTRMFVATLLEFARLRQTATEKKHCSDPSKGR; this is translated from the coding sequence ATGGAAAACGATCAAATTACTTTTGGCAGTGTTACTCGATGGCTGAAGATCAAACATTTGGTACTGGTCAATAGCTTGGCCAAGACCCGCAATATGCACACGACCGCAGAACAGATGAATGTTACCCAACCGGCCATAAGTAAATTGCTTCGCGATCTGGAAGTACTCCTGGGTTTCCCACTGTTTGAGCGTCAAACGCGCAACCTGGTCCTTACTGAACTAGGAGAGTTCGTGGCCCGTTATGCGCGTATTACCTTGGAAGACACGGAATCGTTCGTCGACCAAGTCAACAAGCTGCGCAAAGGCGGGCATGGCCATTTAAAGATCGGCACCATTTTCGCCGCAACATCAGTGGTGCTGCCGGAAGCGATCGCCAGCATAAAGCGTGAGCGCCCCCTCCTTTCTATTGAGGTAATCGAACAAACCAGCAACCACTTGCTGGAAATGCTCGAACAGAAAAAACTCGATTTAATCATCGCGCGCTTCACGGACGAGGATTGTCAGCCTTTCGAATTTACGTCGCTGGGACCTGAACCCTTCTGCCTTGTCGTGAACAGCACACATCCGCTGTGCCAACTTGAAGAGGTCCCCACCGAAGCACTCAGCGAATGGCCATGGGTCATGTATCCCTTTAATACGCCGATCCGACAACGCATGGAGCGCGCTTTCGCGATGTTCAAGATCGCCCCGCCAACCAACACAGTGGAGACAATTTCGATGCAAACCTTCCTGCAATTGCTGCAGTCCGGGCCAATGCTCGCCATGCTCCCCGAGTCCATGGTCCAGTCGCAACTGCAAAATGGGCAGCTTCAAATCCTCAATACGCCCTTCAAAGTTGAATCTCAGGATTACGGAGTTATCACTCGCAAGGATGAGCCCCTGTCAGAGCCAACGCGGATGTTTGTTGCGACCTTATTAGAGTTCGCCAGACTGCGGCAAACGGCTACAGAGAAGAAGCACTGCAGCGATCCAAGTAAAGGTCGATGA
- a CDS encoding Gfo/Idh/MocA family protein — protein sequence MKVALLEVSHWHVPLYLNALETHGVQVVAVSDSEHVKGTAIAERFKCPLYSSSYELLEREAVDFAFVFGRHSQMPSLAEAVIARNIPFALEKPCGINMAQVTRLRELAEQANLYCAVPLIFRMSELLSALQDTEGHLATDFNYMSFRFIVGPPARYETAGSGWAIDPVFSGGGSTINVATHFIDLFRLLTGKEVSRVSAVMNSLTHRGAVEDYSLLTLQTEDGVIGVVETGYSFPSTADEQREFSFTLSSDRIYAKSGPDRIEIRDRQNLAAGTRSRRLQLDTDVYYPLFVKQVLTECRNGAKPIASLRDAEAIMQVMDAAYASARQGGTLLTLTPTSE from the coding sequence ATGAAAGTTGCGTTACTGGAAGTCAGCCATTGGCATGTCCCACTGTATCTGAATGCGCTTGAGACCCATGGGGTCCAAGTGGTGGCCGTGTCGGATTCAGAGCACGTGAAGGGCACGGCCATTGCCGAGCGATTCAAATGCCCTTTGTATAGCTCCTCCTATGAATTGCTTGAGCGCGAGGCGGTCGATTTTGCTTTCGTGTTCGGCAGGCATTCGCAAATGCCGTCGCTGGCAGAGGCCGTGATCGCACGAAACATCCCTTTTGCCCTGGAAAAGCCCTGCGGCATCAACATGGCGCAGGTCACACGACTGCGTGAGCTGGCCGAGCAAGCCAATCTCTACTGTGCTGTGCCGTTGATCTTCCGCATGAGTGAACTGCTTAGCGCGCTGCAAGACACTGAGGGACACTTGGCCACTGACTTCAACTACATGTCTTTCCGTTTCATCGTAGGTCCGCCCGCTCGTTATGAAACGGCAGGCTCAGGCTGGGCCATCGATCCCGTTTTTTCAGGAGGCGGATCGACGATCAACGTGGCGACGCATTTTATCGATCTCTTCAGACTGCTGACCGGTAAGGAGGTCTCGCGAGTCTCAGCCGTCATGAATTCGCTCACGCATCGGGGTGCCGTCGAAGACTATTCGTTATTGACCCTGCAGACTGAGGATGGCGTGATCGGTGTTGTGGAAACGGGATACAGTTTCCCCAGTACCGCCGACGAGCAGCGCGAGTTCTCCTTCACCCTCTCATCTGATCGCATATATGCCAAATCCGGTCCCGACCGAATCGAAATAAGGGATCGACAGAACCTTGCCGCCGGCACTCGAAGCCGCCGACTGCAACTGGATACAGACGTCTATTACCCACTGTTCGTCAAGCAAGTGCTTACTGAATGTCGTAACGGCGCCAAGCCAATTGCCTCATTGCGCGACGCCGAGGCCATCATGCAGGTCATGGACGCCGCCTACGCTTCAGCTCGGCAAGGAGGTACGCTTTTGACGCTTACGCCGACGTCTGAATGA
- a CDS encoding IclR family transcriptional regulator has product MRVVKGAVDRCLEAIELLAREARWMRMSDIAAELSLEKGPAHRVLAQLVEQGWAEQDEATSQYRLTLKLALLGQRYLHGIGLPELVQPILEQVAVQCQELVRLTVVNEGTLSWLSSAQGAAPGLMYSPAMDKPINLYATANGKAWLASMPDELAIEYALRSGLGKADAGMGQGPKAINSIEGLLAELALTRKRGYGLVIEEAEAGVWAIAVPVKLVPSGTVVGTMSIAGPVLRMQPERYDELHALLEDAANKLGTVWPRQNSVHSENV; this is encoded by the coding sequence ATGAGAGTCGTCAAAGGTGCTGTTGACCGTTGCCTGGAGGCTATTGAGCTGCTGGCGCGTGAAGCTCGCTGGATGCGGATGTCCGATATCGCAGCCGAGCTGAGCTTGGAAAAGGGGCCTGCTCATCGAGTGCTTGCTCAGTTAGTCGAGCAAGGGTGGGCAGAACAGGATGAAGCCACCTCGCAATACCGATTGACTCTCAAGCTGGCACTGCTGGGGCAGCGCTATTTACATGGGATTGGCTTGCCTGAGTTGGTCCAGCCGATCCTTGAGCAAGTGGCTGTTCAGTGCCAAGAGTTGGTGCGCCTGACGGTGGTCAACGAGGGTACCTTGTCCTGGCTGTCTTCGGCCCAAGGCGCCGCGCCAGGGCTTATGTATTCGCCAGCCATGGATAAGCCGATCAATCTCTACGCCACCGCCAATGGCAAAGCCTGGCTGGCCTCAATGCCGGATGAACTGGCCATTGAGTATGCGCTGCGTAGCGGACTGGGGAAAGCTGATGCCGGGATGGGGCAGGGGCCGAAAGCGATCAACAGCATTGAAGGCTTGTTGGCCGAGCTGGCGCTGACCCGCAAGCGCGGGTATGGCTTGGTCATTGAAGAAGCCGAGGCGGGTGTCTGGGCGATCGCCGTACCGGTCAAGCTGGTTCCATCTGGCACTGTGGTTGGCACGATGAGTATCGCCGGCCCGGTCTTGCGCATGCAGCCTGAACGTTATGACGAATTGCATGCTCTGCTGGAAGATGCCGCCAACAAGCTGGGGACGGTTTGGCCGCGCCAGAACAGCGTGCATTCGGAGAACGTATGA
- a CDS encoding MFS transporter, with translation MKQSIPIDAHSKSQSKKAAASGWIGSALEYYDFFIYATAAALLFPQLFFPSDNPAVGIIASLASFGVGYIARPIGAVVLGHLGDRHGRKTVLVYCMFLMGFSTMCIGLLPTYQQIGIWAPALLVMLRLIQGFAVAGEISCASSMILEHAPSGRRGYFASFTLQGVQAGQLLAAAVFLPLAHFMPADQFASWGWRIPFLLSVVVVIMGYIIRRQVDETPVFAKQKKQGEEATVLPVVEVIRQSWGDLLRVICMALAAVIAIVASVFGATYAVQPAYGIGFPAGVYLWIPLLGNMCAVILIPLVGNLSDKIGRRPPVIIGVLCAGLLSYAYLYAISIHNLWLSLVLSVLMWGVAYQGFNGVFPSLFPELFRTRVRVTGMAIGQNIGTAMTAFLPAIFVTVAPPGSENIPLKIGSLTLGICVIAAIAAFTTRETYRIRLEDLGKRNAVPIAKEEYDRMRADAMQGTAQTDAPKDLASQLHS, from the coding sequence ATGAAGCAGAGCATACCGATCGACGCTCATTCCAAAAGCCAGTCAAAGAAAGCCGCAGCCAGCGGTTGGATCGGCTCGGCACTGGAGTATTACGACTTCTTTATCTATGCGACCGCGGCGGCCTTGCTGTTTCCACAGCTCTTTTTTCCGTCTGATAACCCAGCGGTCGGCATCATTGCCTCTCTGGCCAGCTTTGGTGTGGGCTATATTGCTCGACCGATAGGCGCTGTCGTCCTGGGGCATTTGGGTGATCGCCACGGCCGTAAAACGGTTCTGGTTTACTGCATGTTCCTGATGGGCTTCTCGACGATGTGTATCGGACTTCTGCCAACGTACCAGCAGATCGGGATCTGGGCGCCGGCGCTGCTTGTGATGTTGCGCCTGATTCAGGGTTTTGCGGTGGCCGGGGAGATCTCCTGCGCCAGCTCCATGATTCTCGAACACGCCCCGTCCGGTCGCCGTGGTTACTTCGCGAGCTTTACTCTCCAAGGGGTTCAGGCCGGGCAGCTGCTCGCGGCAGCAGTTTTCTTGCCTCTCGCTCACTTTATGCCTGCGGATCAGTTCGCATCCTGGGGCTGGCGGATTCCGTTCCTGCTCAGCGTTGTAGTCGTCATCATGGGATATATCATTCGCCGCCAGGTCGACGAGACACCTGTATTTGCCAAACAAAAAAAGCAAGGCGAAGAAGCTACTGTTCTGCCAGTTGTCGAAGTCATCCGGCAGAGCTGGGGTGATCTCTTGCGTGTGATCTGCATGGCACTAGCTGCGGTGATCGCCATTGTCGCCTCGGTATTCGGCGCTACCTATGCGGTTCAACCGGCCTATGGAATCGGTTTCCCTGCAGGTGTCTATTTGTGGATTCCTCTGCTGGGTAACATGTGTGCGGTGATCCTGATCCCCTTGGTCGGTAACCTCTCAGACAAAATCGGCCGCAGGCCCCCAGTCATTATTGGCGTTCTCTGCGCTGGACTGCTCTCGTACGCGTATCTGTACGCTATTAGCATCCACAACCTGTGGCTTTCGCTGGTCCTCTCTGTACTCATGTGGGGCGTCGCCTACCAGGGCTTCAACGGCGTATTCCCAAGTCTCTTTCCCGAATTGTTCCGTACGCGGGTGCGTGTGACCGGCATGGCCATCGGACAGAACATAGGGACCGCGATGACTGCGTTTCTCCCGGCAATCTTCGTCACTGTTGCGCCCCCCGGCTCCGAGAATATCCCACTAAAAATCGGTTCTCTTACATTAGGTATCTGTGTTATCGCTGCGATCGCGGCGTTCACTACACGTGAAACATACCGGATTCGCCTTGAAGATCTCGGCAAGCGCAACGCAGTGCCTATTGCCAAAGAAGAATACGATCGTATGCGGGCCGACGCGATGCAGGGCACAGCTCAGACAGATGCACCGAAGGATCTGGCTAGCCAACTGCACTCATAA
- a CDS encoding aldehyde dehydrogenase (NADP(+)): MSLITGQNFIGGQRSAAGTIIVKSVDASTGETLPYAFHQATSQEIEDAAHAAYNAFSSYRILSASKRAEFLDAIAEELEALDDEFIALVCRETALPVARIQGERARTSGQMRLFANVLRRGDFYGARIDQALPLRKPLPRPDLRQYRTAIGPVAVFGASNFPLAFSTAGGDTASALAAGCPVIFKAHSGHMATAEQVANAIIRAAERSGMPAGVFNMIYGSGVGEALVKHPLIKGVGFTGSLKGGRALCDMAAARPEPIPVFAEMSSINPVVILPQALSRRADSIAHDLAASVVQGCGQFCTNPGLVVGIRSDAFSAFQDRVAALINDQPAQTMLNAGTLRSYASGLQNLHAHPGIVHLAGSNQQGHQAQPQLFKADVELLLNGDKVLQEEIFGPTSIFIEVTNQAQLNAAINALHGQLTATLIGEPEDLTQFAELTALLEVKVGRILINGYPTGVEVCDSMVHGGPYPATSDSRGTSVGTLAIDRFLRPVCFQNYPDALLPDVLKNANPLNISRLVDGSLSRDSL; this comes from the coding sequence ATGTCCCTCATCACCGGCCAGAATTTTATCGGCGGTCAGCGCAGCGCCGCCGGCACTATCATCGTCAAGAGTGTGGATGCCAGCACGGGGGAAACCCTACCCTATGCCTTCCACCAGGCGACCTCGCAAGAAATCGAGGATGCTGCCCATGCAGCCTACAACGCTTTTTCCAGCTACCGCATCCTGAGCGCGAGCAAACGGGCTGAGTTTCTCGATGCTATTGCTGAAGAGCTAGAGGCTTTGGACGATGAGTTTATTGCCCTGGTTTGCCGTGAAACAGCATTGCCTGTAGCTCGCATCCAGGGCGAACGCGCACGTACCAGCGGTCAAATGCGCCTGTTTGCAAACGTACTGCGGCGCGGTGATTTCTATGGCGCTCGCATCGACCAAGCGTTACCACTTCGCAAACCGTTACCGCGCCCTGACCTTCGCCAGTACCGCACCGCCATCGGTCCGGTTGCTGTATTTGGTGCCAGTAATTTTCCGTTGGCCTTCTCCACGGCCGGCGGCGATACCGCCTCCGCGCTCGCGGCGGGTTGTCCGGTGATATTCAAAGCCCACAGCGGCCACATGGCTACTGCAGAACAGGTCGCCAACGCAATTATCCGGGCGGCCGAGCGCAGCGGCATGCCCGCCGGTGTCTTCAACATGATCTATGGCAGTGGCGTAGGCGAAGCCTTGGTAAAACACCCGCTCATCAAGGGCGTTGGTTTTACCGGATCGCTAAAAGGCGGTCGAGCATTGTGCGACATGGCCGCCGCTCGCCCCGAACCCATTCCAGTCTTCGCTGAGATGTCGAGCATCAACCCGGTGGTGATCCTGCCCCAGGCCCTCTCGCGTCGGGCCGACAGTATCGCTCACGATCTTGCCGCCTCGGTGGTTCAAGGTTGTGGGCAGTTCTGCACTAATCCAGGACTGGTGGTTGGCATTCGCTCGGATGCATTCAGTGCCTTTCAGGATAGAGTGGCAGCGTTGATAAACGACCAACCGGCACAGACAATGCTCAACGCAGGCACCCTGCGTAGCTATGCTTCTGGGTTGCAGAACCTGCACGCGCACCCAGGCATCGTGCATCTGGCTGGCAGCAACCAACAGGGGCACCAGGCCCAGCCACAGTTGTTTAAGGCCGACGTAGAGTTGCTGCTTAACGGCGACAAGGTTCTTCAAGAAGAAATCTTCGGCCCCACGTCGATCTTCATCGAGGTCACTAACCAGGCGCAACTCAACGCTGCCATCAATGCCCTTCACGGACAATTGACCGCAACCTTGATTGGTGAGCCAGAAGACCTTACGCAATTCGCAGAGTTGACTGCTTTGTTGGAGGTGAAGGTTGGTCGCATCCTTATCAATGGCTACCCAACGGGTGTCGAGGTCTGCGATTCAATGGTCCACGGTGGCCCTTATCCTGCAACTTCCGACAGTCGCGGCACCTCGGTTGGCACCTTGGCCATTGACCGCTTCCTGAGACCCGTCTGCTTCCAAAATTACCCCGATGCATTGCTTCCCGATGTGCTCAAGAACGCGAATCCGTTGAACATTTCGAGGCTCGTCGACGGTTCTCTCTCGAGAGATAGTTTGTAG
- a CDS encoding shikimate dehydrogenase family protein, with protein MTQEAARTPLPVNIKYQATMAPHITGTTRLYGLVGHPLVAAKSPQLFNRLFIEQQADAVCVPLEVKADDLPSFVTGARALNNLAGILVTMPHKQRMLDVVDELHPTARQVGAINVIRCETDGRWVGAVFDGLGCVLGMQWEGYYPANKNVLLVGAGGAGRAIAFAVASAGARSLTISDVDEHRAEELAKSVAAETGCITQSGPPDPHDYEIVINATPLGMSKNDPMPVDPDRLQPGTLVVDIINSPDSTPLCDAARKRGCRTQDGGPMHKGQALLALRFLGFDYHPDNVTAPR; from the coding sequence ATGACCCAAGAAGCCGCCAGGACGCCTCTTCCCGTCAACATCAAATATCAGGCAACCATGGCCCCACATATCACAGGAACAACTCGGCTTTATGGATTGGTCGGCCATCCGCTGGTGGCTGCCAAGTCTCCGCAATTATTCAACCGACTCTTTATAGAACAGCAGGCAGACGCGGTTTGTGTTCCATTGGAGGTCAAGGCCGATGACCTGCCCTCGTTCGTGACGGGTGCCAGGGCACTGAACAATCTCGCTGGCATCCTGGTCACCATGCCTCACAAGCAAAGGATGCTGGATGTTGTCGACGAACTTCATCCGACTGCGCGTCAAGTCGGCGCAATCAACGTCATTCGTTGCGAGACAGACGGACGCTGGGTCGGCGCTGTATTCGATGGCCTCGGCTGTGTGCTTGGCATGCAATGGGAAGGCTACTATCCAGCGAACAAAAACGTTCTTTTGGTCGGCGCTGGAGGCGCAGGCAGAGCGATCGCATTTGCCGTCGCGTCGGCGGGCGCCCGATCCCTCACTATCTCCGATGTCGACGAACACCGAGCCGAGGAACTGGCGAAATCAGTTGCTGCCGAAACAGGTTGCATCACGCAGTCCGGCCCACCGGATCCACATGACTATGAAATCGTGATCAATGCCACGCCGCTTGGCATGAGCAAAAATGATCCTATGCCTGTGGACCCCGACCGGCTCCAGCCCGGCACCCTCGTCGTGGATATCATCAACTCGCCGGACTCGACACCGCTTTGCGATGCTGCGCGTAAACGAGGTTGTCGTACCCAGGACGGGGGTCCCATGCACAAAGGTCAGGCGCTGCTTGCACTGCGCTTCCTTGGGTTCGATTACCACCCCGACAACGTAACAGCACCGCGCTAG
- a CDS encoding fumarylacetoacetate hydrolase family protein: MSNLKLTRENTLPVDGLAGTLIGRAWIPGAIAGPSPVLLREDGVFDLSEVFSTISELLEHTSPLVAVRQAPGRYIGTVEELLGNTGSHANPDKASLLPPADLQVIKAAGVTFASSMIERVIEEQARGDAAKAESVRRLVQEAIGDNLRAIKPGSPAAMRLKAVLIKQGMWSQYLEVGIGPDAEIFTKAPVLAAVGSGSEIGIHHKSEWNNPEPEIVLAVNSRGQVHGVTLGNDVNLRDFEGRSALLLSKAKDNNASCAIGPFIRLFDETFTLDDVRNCVVDLQVQGGDGFVLEGSSSMALISRDPLDLVTQTVGGDHQYPDGFMLFLGTLFAPTQDREAPGSGFTHKQGDEVSIGSPLLGTLRNTVTYSHEAAPWTFGLRAMMHNLAARGLL, encoded by the coding sequence ATGTCGAATCTGAAACTGACGCGCGAAAACACCCTGCCAGTGGATGGCCTGGCCGGAACGCTGATCGGCCGCGCCTGGATCCCGGGTGCGATTGCAGGCCCCTCGCCGGTGCTGCTGCGTGAGGACGGTGTGTTTGACCTTTCTGAAGTCTTTTCGACCATAAGCGAACTGCTGGAGCACACCTCGCCATTGGTGGCGGTTCGTCAAGCGCCTGGCAGGTACATCGGGACTGTCGAGGAGTTGCTTGGGAACACTGGCAGTCATGCCAATCCCGACAAGGCATCTCTGCTGCCCCCAGCAGACCTGCAAGTCATCAAGGCGGCAGGGGTGACGTTCGCGTCCAGCATGATTGAGCGGGTAATCGAGGAGCAGGCCCGAGGTGATGCTGCAAAAGCGGAAAGTGTTCGCCGCTTGGTGCAAGAAGCCATCGGCGATAACTTGCGGGCAATCAAGCCGGGCTCGCCAGCAGCGATGCGCCTTAAAGCTGTGCTGATTAAGCAAGGCATGTGGTCGCAATACCTGGAGGTCGGTATCGGCCCGGACGCGGAGATTTTCACGAAGGCACCGGTTCTGGCCGCCGTGGGCAGTGGCAGCGAAATCGGCATTCATCATAAGTCTGAATGGAACAACCCAGAGCCGGAAATTGTGCTGGCGGTGAACAGTCGAGGCCAAGTGCATGGCGTCACCTTGGGCAATGACGTCAATTTGCGTGATTTCGAAGGCCGCAGCGCACTGCTGCTGAGCAAGGCCAAGGACAACAATGCGTCCTGTGCGATCGGCCCATTTATTCGTCTGTTCGATGAAACGTTTACCCTCGACGACGTGCGCAACTGCGTCGTGGATTTGCAGGTTCAGGGCGGCGACGGCTTCGTCCTTGAAGGCAGCAGTTCCATGGCGTTGATCAGCCGTGATCCATTGGATCTCGTGACCCAGACGGTCGGCGGCGATCACCAATACCCTGATGGCTTCATGCTTTTTCTCGGAACCTTGTTTGCGCCTACCCAGGATCGTGAGGCACCGGGAAGCGGCTTTACGCATAAGCAGGGTGATGAAGTCAGCATTGGGAGCCCGTTGCTGGGCACGTTGCGCAACACAGTCACCTACAGCCATGAGGCTGCGCCCTGGACTTTCGGCTTGCGAGCGATGATGCACAATCTTGCTGCCCGCGGGCTGCTGTAG
- a CDS encoding twin-arginine translocation signal domain-containing protein: protein MDRRDFLTYSAAGAVAAALRVGAKLGASLVFYDPKTPS from the coding sequence ATGGACAGACGAGATTTTCTTACCTATTCGGCGGCGGGTGCTGTTGCAGCCGCTTTGCGAGTGGGGGCAAAACTGGGGGCATCATTAGTTTTTTATGACCCTAAAACACCGTCCTAG